The DNA region CCACATGGGGTAAATGCTGGGTACAGAGCTTAATCTGAGCAACGCGCTTTTCGAGGCTGAACACAGGAGATTTACTAGGATTACAGAGCACCGCTACAATCACCTTCTCAAAGAGGCGATCGCCCCGTTGGATAATGTCGAGATGGCCGAGGGTAATGGGATCAAAACTGCCGGGATAAATCGCGATCACAGGAAAAAGTGAAGAAAATTCTGTCGCGAATATTGTTGCATATCATTAGCAAAAGTATTCAGAAAAGCACTAGAGCATTAGCACATACAATGGTGGATGGTTTAAATGAAGAGTCTTCACATCATGAGTGATCATCAACCCCAAAAAATGTACGAAGGAAAGGCTAAGATTCTCTACAGCACAGCCGATCCAGACATTCTCCTCACCTACTTTAAAGACGATGCTACGGCGTTTAATGCCCAGAAAAAAGGCACTATTCGCGGCAAAGGGGAAGTGAATTGCACAATCGCCTCAGTACTTCTGAAATGGCTTGAAACAAAGGGCATTCCCACCCACCTAATCGAGCAGCCTAAGCCCAATGAAATGTTAGTTAAAGCTGTGACTATTTTGCCAGTGGAAGTGGTCGTCCGAAATATTGCGGCAGGTAGCCTCTGTAAGCAAACAGGATTAGAGCAAGGCACTGTCTTACCACAACCCCTCGTGGAATTTTTCCTTAAAGATGATGACCTCGGTGATCCTCTCTTGACTCGCGATCGCCTGATGCTGATCAATATTGTGACGGAGGCTCAAGTGAAAGAGTTGACTGACTACGCGTTGAAAATCAATGTGTTGATGCAGGAATTTTTCACAAGCTGTGACATTACCCTCGTGGATTTCAAAATTGAATTTGGCACAGACAAAAACGGCACAATTCTTTTAGCCGATGAGATTAGTCCTGACACTTGTCGCCTTTGGGACAATACCATTGCTGATCCCAATGCTCGCGTCATGGATAAAGACCGTTTCCGGAAAGATCTCGGCAAGGTTGAAGATGCTTACCAAGCAGTGCAAGCAAGGGTCCTCGCTCAGGCTGAAGCATTATCAGTTTAGATAAGTTGGTGATCGCCTATTATTCATCCAGCGAAACTTATCGATAATATCCACGTCTAACGACTCTGGTACAATCCAGCAGAATAGATTAACCTGTTGGAAAAATTTACCAACTGGCACTACCTCAGTGCAGTGCTCATTGCTCATATAACTTTCGTTTGACTTGGTGTGGACGTGCAAAAAAAACAAACTCAAGACCGTTTTGATCCCCGAACACTTGCACTGTGGGCAACTATTGCTGCCCTCGGCTCGATGTCACCAGCCCAAGCTGAGACCCATCAGAACCTATCTGATATCGCCTTAAACACTGTTGCAAGTGGCGCTGAGAACTCTGTAACAGCGACAGCAGCTTCTACGACAAACCCAGTAGAGCAAGAAATGTCTGTCGTAGCGACTTCGGATGAAACCAACGTTTCACCATCACTCACAAATGTCGTTTTTGAGTCTGCGCCAACTACGCCTGAGGCTCCCACTGAGATTGCCTTGGTTCAAGAGCCAACGGATATCGAGATTAGCGAAAGCATTGCGGTAGAAGAAACAGGTGTAGCCGAGCT from [Leptolyngbya] sp. PCC 7376 includes:
- the purC gene encoding phosphoribosylaminoimidazolesuccinocarboxamide synthase, whose protein sequence is MSDHQPQKMYEGKAKILYSTADPDILLTYFKDDATAFNAQKKGTIRGKGEVNCTIASVLLKWLETKGIPTHLIEQPKPNEMLVKAVTILPVEVVVRNIAAGSLCKQTGLEQGTVLPQPLVEFFLKDDDLGDPLLTRDRLMLINIVTEAQVKELTDYALKINVLMQEFFTSCDITLVDFKIEFGTDKNGTILLADEISPDTCRLWDNTIADPNARVMDKDRFRKDLGKVEDAYQAVQARVLAQAEALSV